The Methanoculleus marisnigri JR1 genome window below encodes:
- a CDS encoding DUF421 domain-containing protein, whose product MSDGFLQEILFGDPAFLVRVLIVGVCAYVALVIIVRLSGKRTLSSMNAFDFIVNVAVGSILASTIVSRDVSLAEGVLALGILVVLQYAVSWSSVRSEGVQKAVKSEPRLLFHAGEFLHGAMRRERIAESEIRQALRSEGVASLEGVHAIVLETNGNLSVLQKSDGMGSLVDVARPRR is encoded by the coding sequence ATGAGCGACGGATTCCTGCAGGAGATCCTTTTTGGCGACCCTGCTTTCCTGGTACGCGTCCTGATCGTCGGGGTATGCGCGTATGTGGCTCTCGTGATCATCGTTCGCCTCTCGGGGAAGCGGACGCTCTCGTCGATGAACGCCTTCGACTTCATCGTGAACGTGGCCGTCGGCTCGATCCTTGCCTCGACGATCGTCTCAAGAGACGTCTCGCTTGCAGAGGGGGTGCTCGCCCTCGGCATCCTGGTCGTGCTGCAGTACGCCGTCTCCTGGTCGTCCGTCCGGTCGGAGGGGGTGCAGAAAGCGGTCAAGTCGGAGCCCCGCCTCCTCTTCCACGCGGGAGAGTTCCTGCACGGCGCGATGCGGCGGGAGCGGATTGCCGAGAGCGAGATCCGTCAGGCGCTGCGGTCGGAGGGCGTCGCCTCCCTCGAGGGCGTGCACGCAATCGTCCTCGAGACGAACGGGAACCTCTCGGTGCTTCAGAAGAGCGACGGCATGGGATCACTCGTCGATGTGGCGCGGCCACGCAGGTAA